One window of Salminus brasiliensis chromosome 16, fSalBra1.hap2, whole genome shotgun sequence genomic DNA carries:
- the vaspa gene encoding vasodilator stimulated phosphoprotein a isoform X2, which produces MSEVSMCQARATVMMYDDGGKRWVPAGSGAQSISRVHIYQNPNNNSFRVVGRKLQADQQVVINCPLVRGIKYNQATSNFHQWRDARQVWGLNFGSKDEAAQFANSMMYALEMLSGAPAPPPPVQNGPSFEEQQRMERERQERERLEQERQRQAAAPPAAPPAPPPAPASAPPPAGVPPPPGPPPPPGPPPAPPPPPSGGGPPAPPPPPSGGGGGGGGGGGGGGGAGGLASALAGAKLRKVAKDESGGPAPAAKESSPSSGGGGGGGGGGGGGGGGGGGLMGEMSAILARRRKVADSPVVKKEENNTDSASSDTKSEEPVRKPWEKSGTLPRSNSAPKGPEKSSAPAPASLNRQRPGSSTSDTGSKESIDMEKFKQEILEEVRNELQKVKDEIIAALVEELQKIGSP; this is translated from the exons TGAGGTGAGTATGTGCCAGGCACGGGCCACCGTCATGATGTACGATGACGGTGGGAAGCGCTGGGTCCCTGCCGGCTCTGGAGCTCAGTCCATCAGCAGAGTGCATATCTACCAAAACCCCAATAACAACTCCTTCAGAGTGGTGGGCCGCAAACTGCAGGCGGATCAGCAG GTTGTCATTAACTGTCCACTTGTGAGGGGTATAAAGTACAATCAGGCCACTTCAAACTTTCACCAGTGGCGTGACGCACGACAGGTGTGGGGTCTGAACTTTGGCAGTAAGGATGAAGCTGCGCAGTTTGCTAACAGCATGATGTATGCCCTGGAAATGCTCAGTG GTGCACCAGCCCCCCCTCCACCTGTGCAGAATGGGCCAAGCTTTGAAGAGCAGCAAAG aATGGAACGAGAGAgacaagagcgagagagactggagcaggagagacagagacaggctGCCGCTCCTCCAGCTGCacctccagctcctcctccagctccagcttcAGCTCCACCTCCTGCTGGGGTTCCCCCTCCACCTGGACCCCCACCACCTCCTGGACCCCCtcctgcccccccaccccccccttcAGGTGGTGGTCCACCtgccccaccaccaccaccatcaggaggtggaggaggtggaggaggtggtggtggtggtggtggaggtgcgGGAGGGCTGGCTTCAGCTCTTGCTGGGGCTAAACTCCGCAAAGTGGCAAAG GATGAGAGTGGAGGTCCTGCTCCTGCAGCAAAGGAGAGCAGCCCAAgctcaggaggaggaggaggtggtggtggtggtggtggtggcggcggtggtggaggaggaggattaaTGGGAGAGATGAGTGCTATCCTTGCAAGAAG acGAAAAGTTGCAGACAGTCCAGTggtgaagaaagaagaaaataat ACCGACTCAGCTTCCTCGGATACCAAATCAGAAG AACCTGTCAGAAAGCCTTGGGAGAAGTCTGGGACCCTTCCAAG ATCTAACTCGGCTCCTAAGGGCCCAGAGAAGAGTTCTGCTCCAGCCCCTGCTTCATTGAACAG GCAAAGGCCAGGCAGCAGCACAAGTGACACTGGTTCCAAAGAGAGCATTGATATGGAGAAATTTAAGCAG GAGATCCTAGAGGAGGTGCGCAATGAACTTCAGAAAGTAAAGGATGAAATTATTGCAG CCCTGGTCGAGGAGCTGCAGAAGATAGGCTCCCCCTAG
- the vaspa gene encoding vasodilator stimulated phosphoprotein a isoform X1 — translation MSEVSMCQARATVMMYDDGGKRWVPAGSGAQSISRVHIYQNPNNNSFRVVGRKLQADQQVVINCPLVRGIKYNQATSNFHQWRDARQVWGLNFGSKDEAAQFANSMMYALEMLSGAPAPPPPVQNGPSFEEQQRMERERQERERLEQERQRQAAAPPAAPPAPPPAPASAPPPAGVPPPPGPPPPPGPPPAPPPPPSGGGPPAPPPPPSGGGGGGGGGGGGGGGAGGLASALAGAKLRKVAKDESGGPAPAAKESSPSSGGGGGGGGGGGGGGGGGGGLMGEMSAILARRRKVADSPVVKKEENNTDSASSDTKSEEPVRKPWEKSGTLPRSNSAPKGPEKSSAPAPASLNRQRPGSSTSDTGSKESIDMEKFKQEILEEVRNELQKVKDEIIAALVEELQKIGSP, via the exons ATGAG TGAGGTGAGTATGTGCCAGGCACGGGCCACCGTCATGATGTACGATGACGGTGGGAAGCGCTGGGTCCCTGCCGGCTCTGGAGCTCAGTCCATCAGCAGAGTGCATATCTACCAAAACCCCAATAACAACTCCTTCAGAGTGGTGGGCCGCAAACTGCAGGCGGATCAGCAG GTTGTCATTAACTGTCCACTTGTGAGGGGTATAAAGTACAATCAGGCCACTTCAAACTTTCACCAGTGGCGTGACGCACGACAGGTGTGGGGTCTGAACTTTGGCAGTAAGGATGAAGCTGCGCAGTTTGCTAACAGCATGATGTATGCCCTGGAAATGCTCAGTG GTGCACCAGCCCCCCCTCCACCTGTGCAGAATGGGCCAAGCTTTGAAGAGCAGCAAAG aATGGAACGAGAGAgacaagagcgagagagactggagcaggagagacagagacaggctGCCGCTCCTCCAGCTGCacctccagctcctcctccagctccagcttcAGCTCCACCTCCTGCTGGGGTTCCCCCTCCACCTGGACCCCCACCACCTCCTGGACCCCCtcctgcccccccaccccccccttcAGGTGGTGGTCCACCtgccccaccaccaccaccatcaggaggtggaggaggtggaggaggtggtggtggtggtggtggaggtgcgGGAGGGCTGGCTTCAGCTCTTGCTGGGGCTAAACTCCGCAAAGTGGCAAAG GATGAGAGTGGAGGTCCTGCTCCTGCAGCAAAGGAGAGCAGCCCAAgctcaggaggaggaggaggtggtggtggtggtggtggtggcggcggtggtggaggaggaggattaaTGGGAGAGATGAGTGCTATCCTTGCAAGAAG acGAAAAGTTGCAGACAGTCCAGTggtgaagaaagaagaaaataat ACCGACTCAGCTTCCTCGGATACCAAATCAGAAG AACCTGTCAGAAAGCCTTGGGAGAAGTCTGGGACCCTTCCAAG ATCTAACTCGGCTCCTAAGGGCCCAGAGAAGAGTTCTGCTCCAGCCCCTGCTTCATTGAACAG GCAAAGGCCAGGCAGCAGCACAAGTGACACTGGTTCCAAAGAGAGCATTGATATGGAGAAATTTAAGCAG GAGATCCTAGAGGAGGTGCGCAATGAACTTCAGAAAGTAAAGGATGAAATTATTGCAG CCCTGGTCGAGGAGCTGCAGAAGATAGGCTCCCCCTAG